From a single Sorghum bicolor cultivar BTx623 chromosome 5, Sorghum_bicolor_NCBIv3, whole genome shotgun sequence genomic region:
- the LOC110435860 gene encoding uncharacterized protein LOC110435860, with protein MALIQGPWILLGDFNLVCSPADKNNGQINSSLASAFNEAILDLLLIEIELSDRLYTWTNKQSNPILAKLDRAFTNFDLDQLFPMANLSSLPRPTSDHTPVMLTLSTTLPKTTTFHFENFWLHNSSFLPHVTDAWNRAPMCADAARQLAVCIKSTRTAIKVWARCIRAPIHQINDCQFLVQLFDFFEETRALSNDEFQARQLAQEGLESAIKAKASYWKQCSKHKAIKESDANTAFNHTNATQRFRHNNIRLVRVNGNDIVNHDGKTLALTDFFSSIIGNQGSSAAICLSNLYKDAYTPAATLTAPFTESEVKKALLLMNRNSAPGLNGFRLAFYRAAWPLVKDQIMQFMVAFHSRSVSLDFINRSHMVLIPKKVGAVEVDAFRPICLQNCTMKILSKVLTSRLQDEIPRLIDIHQTGFIRGKSISDTFVHAMELVQVCNKRKLPTIILKLDFAKAFDMVNWEGMFCVLCERGFSDLWVKWMSDILSSSKSVAHLLNPMGRTVLINYVLDSQLVYCMSSLQLPPAVITQMDKKRRPSSGQFDVWAGDEALADSYPALLSHHSKHDATIQEVISNGIHAGLRNRLSPRAAQELTQLGTSKSENVHVASAPVKDPMQDGATQEACPP; from the exons ATGGCTCTGATCCAAGGCCCATGGATCCTTCTTGGGGACTTCAATCTTGTCTGCAGCCCCGCTGATAAGAACAATGGCCAGATAAATTCCTCCCTCGCCTCGGCCTTCAATGAAGCCATTCTTGATCTCCTACTGATTGAAATAGAGCTCTCGGACAGGTTGTATACCTGGACCAATAAGCAATCCAATCCCATCCTTGCAAAGCTTGACAGAGCGTTCACTAACTTCGACCTTGATCAACTTTTCCCAATGGCTAATCTGTCATCCCTCCCTAGACCCACCTCCGACCACACTCCCGTAATGCTCACACTATCAACCACCCTCCCAAAGACAACTACCTTCCATTTCGAAAACTTCTGGTTGCACAACAGTTCCTTCCTCCCCCACGTTACTGATGCCTGGAACCGGGCTCCTATGTGCGCGGATGCAGCAAGGCAACTCGCTGTGTGTATCAAGTCGACCAGAACTGCGATCAAGGTTTGGGCGAGGTGTATAAGGGCACCAATCCACCAAATAAATGACTGTCAATTCCTTGTCCAGCTTTTTGATTTCTTTGAAGAGACACGTGCACTATCCAATGATGAATTTCAGGCACGGCAGCTAGCTCAAGAAGGACTTGAAAGTGCAATCAAAGCAAAGGCCTCTTATTGGAAGCAATGTAGCAAACACAAAGCCATCAAAGAATCAGATGCCAACACTGCATTTAATCACACAAATGCCACTCAGAGGTTCAGACATAATAATATCAGACTTGTCAGAGTAAATGGCAATGACATTGTTAACCATGATGGAAAGACATTAGCTCTCACTGATTTTTTCAGTTCCATCATTGGAAATCAAGGCTCCTCAGCTGCTATATGCCTCAGTAACCTTTACAAGGACGCCTACACTCCGGCTGCAACCCTCACAGCGCCATTCACAGAATCTGAAGTGAAAAAGGCCCTGTTGTTGATGAACCGAAATAGTGCTCCCGGCCTTAATGGTTTTAGACTAGCTTTTTATAGAGCGGCATGGCCGCTTGTCAAGGATCAGATCATGCAGTTTATGGTGGCCTTTCATTCTAGATCCGTCTCACTTGATTTCATCAACCGATCACACATGGTTCTCATCCCAAAGAAAGTTGGTGCAGTTGAGGTTGATGCTTTCCGTCCGATATGCCTCCAGAACTGTACAATGAAGATCCTATCAAAAGTCCTCACCTCAAGGTTGCAGGATGAGATCCCAAGGCTCATTGACATTCATCAAACTGGGTTCATCAGGGGAAAGTCAATCTCAGATACCTTTGTGCATGCAATGGAATTGGTGCAAGTTTGCAACAAGAGGAAGCTGCCAACTATCATTCTGAAATTGGACTTTGCCAAGGCCTTCGACATGGTTAATTGGGAAGGGATGTTCTGTGTCCTGTGTGAAAGAGGGTTCAGTGATCTTTGGGTTAAATGGATGTCTGACATCCTCAGTTCCTCAAAGAGTGTG GCTCATCTCCTAAACCCCATGGGAAGAACAGTGCTCATCAATTATGTCCTGGACTCTCAACTTGTTTACTGCATGAGCTCTCTACAGTTGCCTCCTGCAGTGATTACACAGATGGACAAGAAACGGAGGCCTTCCTCTGGTCAG TTCGATGTCTGGGCAGGAGATGAAGCCTTAGCAGACTCCTACCCTGCCCTCCTAAGCCACCACTCAAAACATGACGCCACTATCCAGGAGGTGATCAGCAATGGCATCCATGCTGGTCTCAGAAACCGGCTGTCACCAAGGGCTGCCCAAGAACTAACCCAG CTCGGCACCTCCAAGAGTGAAAATGTTCATGTGGCTTCTGCTCCAGTGAAGGATCCAATGCAGGACGGTGCTACACAAGAAGCATGTCCTCCCTGA